A genomic stretch from Calidithermus timidus DSM 17022 includes:
- a CDS encoding pilus assembly PilX N-terminal domain-containing protein: protein MLRPAGIALISALIFMFIVVVFLSIVINNAVGNQRNASDFLRTSQAQFAAEAGLDDAVAAVWHRLWGSIPLTERSLTRYHTELSKDPLKLGTPGAVYKGPVKTLPAGSSYSYEISRLPDVVSNGVTQSILLRVKATGTLPDGRTTRILQSDFAVQRGFFPFDFALLTNKAECLFCHADIKSLDAFRGTPDADDPDSWWHRTKVGVLDSLIMRADEHAGMVSGSLLTRGNVFQQNGSPGVSNLLYTNMTVGQDRISQDQPVAISSDPSYQANCKLSPADCRIKRALYLNYPTGSSASDFPDGELPTSFPLPIPDANNNRAIDDSEWKAALDESMAGTSDMYPAGSITADMQIGPSSLSWGGSRQTRTSSDLGNLPNTVILDGSQNPILITGTVFINGDLIIRGRVSGNGSIIARGNVYVLGDLTYDCTATQGRANCDYSKQSELPQLSLIAGGSVLVSDYATVTTLNESKLDLLKPGNVQASFTYCKNDPPDPSRCGPRNDFLQPNFILTQMANFNRDELWKALNDPNYTARFYTYGEGEVYYTNNCAHNAQDYSAYRSLSEASKSGGTVQLCTGDTEVAGKAIPIPDTLPANVARAAKVELNPKSFTAEDIKDLWIESVRNRPSSPLRTDGLLYSANSIFSVLPQDNPGAVSKGQWDLRGALVAPDTGILAPGPCTNGEAAKTCSVNGTTYENFGLRIYHDSRLRPRIAQDQKLGLFRSQWQVVAR from the coding sequence ATGCTCAGACCAGCAGGCATTGCCCTCATCTCAGCCCTGATTTTCATGTTTATTGTCGTGGTCTTCCTCAGTATCGTCATCAATAACGCCGTGGGCAACCAGCGAAACGCCTCCGATTTTCTGAGGACTTCCCAGGCCCAGTTCGCCGCGGAAGCCGGTCTCGACGATGCGGTGGCCGCCGTCTGGCACCGCTTGTGGGGAAGCATCCCCCTCACGGAGCGCAGCCTGACCCGCTACCACACCGAGTTGAGCAAAGATCCCCTCAAGCTGGGCACACCCGGCGCGGTCTACAAAGGTCCCGTCAAGACCCTCCCTGCGGGCTCGAGCTATAGCTACGAAATCAGCCGCTTGCCCGATGTCGTCTCCAATGGGGTCACCCAATCCATACTCCTGCGGGTCAAAGCCACCGGAACCCTCCCCGACGGGAGAACCACGCGCATACTGCAGTCGGATTTCGCCGTTCAGCGGGGATTCTTCCCCTTCGACTTCGCCCTGCTCACCAATAAGGCCGAGTGTCTTTTCTGTCATGCCGACATCAAAAGCCTCGATGCGTTCCGCGGAACGCCCGATGCAGACGACCCTGACTCGTGGTGGCATCGTACCAAAGTGGGGGTGCTGGATAGTCTCATTATGCGCGCCGACGAGCATGCGGGCATGGTAAGTGGCTCACTGCTGACACGCGGCAATGTGTTCCAGCAGAACGGCAGTCCTGGGGTCTCCAACCTGCTCTACACCAACATGACAGTGGGCCAGGACAGAATCAGTCAGGATCAGCCCGTCGCCATCAGCAGCGATCCTAGTTATCAAGCCAACTGCAAGCTAAGCCCCGCCGATTGCCGTATAAAGCGCGCGCTGTATCTCAATTACCCAACCGGCAGCAGCGCCAGCGACTTCCCCGACGGCGAACTACCCACCAGCTTCCCCCTTCCCATCCCTGACGCCAATAACAACCGCGCTATTGACGATAGCGAGTGGAAAGCGGCTTTGGACGAGAGCATGGCCGGAACGAGCGACATGTATCCCGCCGGCAGCATCACCGCAGACATGCAAATAGGGCCAAGCTCCCTCTCCTGGGGAGGAAGCCGCCAAACCCGGACTTCCAGCGATCTGGGTAACCTACCCAACACAGTTATCCTCGACGGCAGCCAAAACCCCATCTTGATCACCGGAACCGTCTTCATCAATGGGGACCTGATCATCCGAGGCAGGGTTAGCGGCAACGGCAGCATCATCGCGCGAGGAAACGTCTACGTTCTGGGAGACCTCACCTACGACTGCACCGCAACCCAGGGCAGGGCCAATTGCGACTACAGCAAGCAAAGCGAATTGCCCCAGCTCAGCCTGATCGCAGGGGGCAGCGTGCTGGTGAGTGATTATGCCACTGTAACCACCCTCAACGAGAGCAAGTTAGACCTGCTGAAGCCAGGCAACGTGCAGGCCAGCTTCACTTACTGCAAGAACGACCCTCCGGACCCTAGCCGGTGCGGCCCACGAAACGACTTCCTCCAACCCAATTTCATCCTGACGCAGATGGCCAACTTCAACCGCGACGAGCTGTGGAAAGCCCTCAATGACCCCAATTACACAGCTCGCTTTTACACCTACGGCGAAGGCGAAGTGTACTATACGAACAACTGCGCCCACAATGCGCAGGACTACAGCGCTTACAGGTCGCTTTCCGAGGCTTCCAAGAGTGGAGGCACAGTTCAGTTGTGTACCGGGGACACGGAAGTAGCCGGAAAAGCCATACCCATACCCGATACATTGCCCGCAAATGTGGCTCGAGCGGCCAAGGTCGAGCTCAATCCCAAGTCCTTCACCGCTGAGGACATCAAAGATCTCTGGATCGAAAGCGTCAGAAACAGGCCCAGCAGTCCATTACGCACCGACGGCCTGCTGTACTCCGCCAACTCCATCTTCTCCGTGCTTCCCCAGGACAACCCCGGCGCGGTGAGCAAAGGCCAGTGGGATTTGCGGGGAGCGCTGGTGGCTCCGGACACCGGTATCCTTGCACCCGGCCCCTGCACCAACGGCGAGGCGGCCAAGACCTGTAGCGTTAATGGCACCACGTATGAAAACTTCGGCCTCAGAATCTACCACGACAGCCGACTGCGGCCCCGTATCGCGCAAGACCAAAAGCTTGGGCTGTTCCGCAGCCAGTGGCAGGTGGTGGCCCGATGA
- a CDS encoding GspH/FimT family pseudopilin, which translates to MRSRGLTLLELLVSMGVLAILLGIGVSGYVNYRRSLLIREATSQFVTDLAYWRSQARKTSRSYQFVIIANSGAYQVGEYDKSTSGGFKGVPITKNLPAGAIFSRVRDSTFQFFAPYGTTSAANNSIEIQALGNRKLQVNLVGLTAKVVVRAP; encoded by the coding sequence ATGAGGTCGCGGGGTCTGACCCTGCTCGAGCTTCTCGTCAGTATGGGGGTGCTGGCGATCTTGTTGGGCATAGGAGTATCGGGCTACGTCAACTACCGGCGGAGCCTGCTCATCCGCGAAGCGACCAGCCAGTTCGTCACCGATCTGGCTTACTGGCGCTCTCAGGCACGCAAGACCTCAAGGAGCTACCAGTTCGTGATCATCGCAAACAGCGGTGCCTACCAGGTAGGTGAGTACGACAAAAGCACGTCTGGCGGCTTCAAGGGCGTCCCCATAACCAAGAACCTGCCTGCAGGGGCAATATTCAGTCGAGTCAGGGATTCAACCTTTCAATTCTTTGCTCCCTACGGCACAACCTCTGCGGCCAATAACTCCATCGAGATCCAGGCTTTAGGTAACCGCAAGCTCCAGGTCAACCTGGTTGGCCTCACGGCCAAGGTGGTGGTCCGTGCGCCGTGA
- a CDS encoding ATP-binding protein → MSNLFPPLPEPPRRALLEADLPKGEPWGWLLAGVLLGAETLARKLLTQGLSPGLAQIVQEELLALRQRLHVLRTSDRLSSFGLREPSPAELAALQVLEHGDADDLLELYRRHGYGSFARHSAYLFEGRLEVVINPDPVDFSALVGFERQITALRTNVERFLRGQPALPTLLYGARGCGKSTAVKALRSTYASEGLRLVEVLYRGLGHLPHLLETLRPLPQKFLLYLDDLAFSAEDPGFHQLKALLEGAVYQRPPNVLVVATSNRRNLINESWADRPEPGDNDPAAWDTLQNKLALADRFGLVLTFPPFDQQSFLRTVSYLLGRELDDTTRQAALRFAQEGRGFSGRTARQFADWYR, encoded by the coding sequence GTGTCCAACCTTTTTCCACCGCTTCCCGAGCCACCCCGCAGGGCCCTGCTCGAGGCCGACTTGCCCAAAGGGGAACCCTGGGGTTGGCTGTTGGCCGGAGTTCTGCTGGGGGCCGAGACCCTGGCGCGTAAACTGCTCACCCAGGGGCTGAGCCCTGGCCTGGCCCAAATTGTCCAGGAGGAGTTGTTGGCCCTGCGTCAGCGCCTGCACGTGCTGCGTACCTCGGACAGGCTATCCAGCTTCGGCCTGCGTGAGCCCAGCCCAGCCGAGCTCGCAGCCCTGCAAGTGCTCGAGCACGGCGACGCCGACGACCTGCTGGAGCTCTACCGGCGGCACGGCTACGGATCCTTTGCCCGCCACAGTGCTTATCTGTTCGAGGGCCGCCTCGAGGTCGTCATCAACCCCGACCCGGTCGATTTCTCCGCCCTGGTGGGCTTCGAGCGGCAGATCACCGCGCTCAGGACCAACGTCGAGCGCTTCCTGCGCGGGCAGCCCGCCCTGCCTACGCTGCTGTACGGAGCCAGAGGCTGTGGGAAGTCCACGGCGGTAAAGGCCCTGCGCAGCACCTACGCCTCCGAGGGGCTGCGGCTGGTGGAGGTGCTCTACCGCGGGCTGGGCCACCTGCCGCACCTGCTCGAGACCCTGCGCCCGCTGCCCCAGAAATTCCTGCTCTACCTCGACGACCTGGCCTTCAGCGCCGAGGACCCCGGCTTTCACCAGTTGAAAGCGCTCCTAGAAGGAGCGGTGTACCAGCGACCCCCTAACGTGCTGGTCGTCGCCACCTCCAACCGCCGTAACCTCATCAACGAGTCCTGGGCCGACCGCCCCGAGCCCGGCGACAACGACCCCGCCGCCTGGGACACCCTGCAGAACAAGTTGGCCCTGGCCGACCGCTTCGGCCTGGTGCTGACCTTCCCCCCCTTCGACCAGCAGAGTTTCCTGCGCACGGTGAGCTACCTGCTGGGCCGCGAACTCGACGACACCACCCGCCAGGCTGCCCTGCGCTTCGCCCAGGAAGGCCGGGGCTTTTCCGGACGCACCGCCCGGCAGTTCGCCGACTGGTATCGTTGA
- the lepA gene encoding translation elongation factor 4, which yields MQERIRNFSIIAHVDHGKSTLADRILQMTKAVSEREMREQFLDSLELERERGITIKASAVRLFYEAKDRQTYTFNLIDTPGHVDFGYEVSRALAAVEGVLLVVDASQGVEAQTIANFYLALEHDHTIIPVVNKIDLPSARPEEVALEIEEVLGLPAEEVVFASGKTGLGVEDILEAIVHRVPAPKGKPSNPTKALIFDSVYDAYQGVIPYVRVFEGGIHPGDRIRVWSNNKEFEVDKVGVFRPGSLEPTGGLGPGEVGWLTANIREIGDTQVGDTITLATNPTDAAYPGFKPAKPVVFAGIYPTDTQDYNRLRDALEKLKLNDAALHFEPETSEALGFGFRCGFLGLLHAEIVQERLEREFDLDLIATAPSVIYRVMRSDGSIEEVHNPSMMPDPGTIEVMEEPYVRLTVYTPEEYVGSIMQLLQEKRGRMEQMNYLGGTGSSKRVELRYEVPFGEILYDFHDRLKSLSRGYASMDYEQAGYREGDLVKVTVLVNDEPVDALAFIAHRDKAYSIARSMVDKLAEVIPRQQFAVPVQAAIGGKIIARATVKALRKDVLAKCYGGDVSRKKKLLEKQKEGKKRLKSIGKVDVPQEAFLAVLSAGRE from the coding sequence GTGCAGGAACGCATTCGCAACTTCTCCATCATCGCGCACGTGGACCACGGCAAGTCCACCCTGGCCGACCGCATTCTCCAGATGACCAAGGCAGTGTCGGAGCGGGAAATGCGCGAGCAGTTTCTCGACTCGCTGGAACTCGAGCGCGAGCGCGGCATCACCATCAAAGCCAGCGCGGTGCGCTTGTTTTACGAAGCCAAGGACCGCCAGACCTACACCTTCAACCTCATCGACACCCCCGGTCACGTGGACTTCGGCTACGAGGTGAGCCGAGCCCTCGCCGCCGTAGAGGGCGTATTGCTGGTGGTGGACGCCTCCCAAGGCGTCGAAGCCCAGACCATCGCCAACTTCTACTTAGCCCTCGAGCACGACCACACCATCATCCCCGTGGTCAACAAGATCGACCTGCCCTCCGCCCGGCCCGAGGAGGTGGCACTGGAGATCGAGGAGGTGCTGGGCCTGCCCGCCGAGGAAGTGGTCTTCGCCTCGGGCAAGACCGGTCTGGGCGTGGAGGACATCCTCGAGGCCATCGTCCATCGCGTTCCCGCCCCCAAGGGCAAGCCCTCCAATCCCACCAAGGCCCTGATCTTCGACTCGGTCTATGACGCCTATCAGGGCGTGATCCCCTACGTGCGGGTCTTCGAGGGGGGCATCCACCCCGGCGACCGCATCCGGGTGTGGTCGAACAACAAGGAGTTCGAAGTGGACAAGGTGGGGGTCTTCCGGCCCGGCAGCCTCGAGCCCACCGGCGGCTTAGGTCCTGGCGAGGTCGGCTGGCTCACCGCCAACATCCGCGAGATCGGCGACACCCAGGTGGGCGACACCATCACCCTCGCCACCAACCCCACCGATGCGGCCTACCCCGGCTTCAAACCGGCCAAGCCGGTGGTCTTCGCCGGCATCTATCCCACCGATACCCAGGACTACAACCGGCTACGCGACGCGCTGGAGAAGCTCAAGCTCAACGACGCCGCCCTGCACTTCGAGCCCGAGACCTCCGAGGCGCTGGGCTTCGGCTTCCGCTGCGGCTTTCTGGGGCTCCTGCACGCCGAGATTGTCCAGGAGCGGCTCGAGCGCGAATTCGACCTCGACCTCATCGCCACCGCGCCCAGCGTGATCTACCGGGTCATGCGCTCGGACGGCTCCATCGAGGAAGTCCACAACCCCTCCATGATGCCTGACCCCGGCACCATCGAAGTCATGGAGGAGCCCTACGTCAGGCTCACGGTCTACACACCGGAAGAATACGTGGGTTCCATCATGCAGCTCCTCCAGGAGAAGCGGGGGCGCATGGAGCAGATGAACTACCTGGGGGGCACGGGAAGCAGCAAGCGGGTCGAGCTGCGCTACGAGGTGCCCTTCGGCGAGATCCTCTACGACTTCCACGACCGCCTCAAGAGCCTCTCGAGGGGCTACGCCTCCATGGATTACGAGCAGGCCGGCTACCGCGAAGGCGACTTGGTCAAGGTCACGGTGCTGGTCAATGACGAGCCGGTAGATGCCCTGGCCTTCATCGCCCACCGCGACAAGGCCTATTCCATCGCGCGCAGCATGGTGGACAAGCTGGCCGAGGTCATCCCCCGCCAGCAGTTCGCGGTGCCCGTTCAGGCGGCCATCGGAGGCAAGATCATCGCTCGAGCCACGGTCAAGGCCTTACGCAAGGACGTGCTGGCCAAGTGCTACGGCGGCGACGTCAGCCGCAAGAAGAAGCTCTTGGAGAAGCAAAAAGAGGGCAAGAAGCGGCTGAAGTCCATCGGCAAAGTGGACGTGCCCCAGGAGGCCTTCCTGGCCGTGCTGTCGGCAGGACGCGAGTAG
- a CDS encoding sensor histidine kinase, protein MRQRLFWIIAALIFLPNCVFILGMWWLDPQSNFLSIGVRVGWLLLLVLIALLVGSLLTSALLRPLTELTRAVTYMRGSQRTLAELSLPRPSEPPPLEIAELRSGIEELLAHIKELLEAREALFATLAHDLKTPLLAGLRALEYLEQADTIGAQQRKQVLHELWLELSGAYQLVENLLTASRMENQRPQLEPILLLSLLENMRLRFQRRASEKGVTLVVSGLGQARADRYLLERALSNLIDNALRFTRSRIVLRCGEGWVEVEDDGPGLKEPLEQLSQPFRSQRLRGIRAGSAGLGLFIVRRVAELHGGSLHSSQGPLGGACLRIRLG, encoded by the coding sequence ATGCGGCAACGGCTGTTCTGGATCATCGCTGCGCTGATCTTTCTGCCCAACTGCGTCTTCATCCTGGGGATGTGGTGGCTCGATCCCCAGAGCAATTTTCTCTCCATCGGCGTGCGGGTGGGCTGGCTGTTGCTGCTGGTGCTGATCGCGCTCTTGGTGGGCTCGCTGTTGACTTCAGCCCTGCTACGCCCCCTCACCGAGCTGACCCGCGCGGTCACCTACATGCGCGGCAGCCAGCGCACCCTGGCTGAGCTCAGCCTACCCCGGCCCAGCGAACCACCCCCTCTCGAGATCGCCGAGTTGCGCTCGGGCATCGAGGAGTTGTTGGCCCACATCAAGGAGTTGCTCGAGGCCCGCGAGGCCCTCTTCGCCACCTTAGCCCACGACCTCAAGACCCCCCTGCTGGCCGGGCTACGGGCGCTGGAGTACCTCGAGCAAGCCGACACCATCGGGGCCCAGCAGCGCAAGCAGGTGCTGCACGAGTTGTGGCTGGAGCTGTCGGGGGCTTATCAGTTGGTGGAAAACCTGCTCACCGCCAGCCGTATGGAAAACCAGCGGCCCCAGCTCGAGCCCATCCTGCTGCTTTCGCTGCTGGAAAACATGCGCCTGCGCTTCCAGCGCCGAGCCAGCGAGAAGGGCGTGACGCTGGTGGTCAGCGGCCTCGGTCAGGCCAGGGCCGATCGCTACCTGCTCGAGCGGGCGCTCTCCAACCTCATCGACAACGCCCTGCGCTTCACCCGCAGCCGCATCGTGTTGCGCTGCGGCGAGGGCTGGGTCGAGGTCGAAGACGACGGCCCCGGCTTGAAGGAGCCGCTAGAGCAGCTCTCCCAACCCTTTCGCAGCCAGCGCCTGCGGGGCATCCGGGCGGGCAGCGCGGGCTTGGGTCTGTTCATCGTGCGCCGGGTGGCCGAGCTTCACGGCGGCAGTCTACACAGCTCACAGGGGCCGCTGGGAGGAGCCTGCTTGCGAATCCGGCTGGGGTGA
- a CDS encoding response regulator: MRLIIADDHPLFRMGLRAALELQGYEVVAEAGDGLTATQRTQELAPDAVLLDIRMPELDGLSAARRLREQGYRGLIVMLTTFGEPALVYQAAQAGVDAYWSKELPPEELGQRLGRLAQGLEPKLQLPNLPTLSPREKEVLTQLAKGQSTKEIARDLKLSPETVKDHLERLYAKLDARNRVEALERARGLGLL, translated from the coding sequence GTGCGCCTGATCATTGCCGACGACCATCCGCTGTTCCGCATGGGACTGCGGGCGGCGCTCGAGCTACAAGGCTACGAGGTGGTGGCCGAGGCTGGCGATGGCCTCACGGCAACCCAGCGAACACAAGAACTAGCGCCCGACGCTGTGCTGCTGGACATTCGCATGCCCGAACTCGATGGGCTCAGCGCCGCTCGTAGGCTGCGCGAGCAAGGTTACAGAGGGCTCATCGTCATGCTCACGACCTTCGGCGAGCCCGCTTTGGTCTACCAGGCGGCCCAGGCCGGCGTCGACGCCTACTGGTCGAAGGAGCTGCCCCCTGAGGAGCTGGGCCAGCGCCTAGGCCGCCTGGCGCAGGGCCTCGAGCCCAAACTACAACTCCCCAACCTGCCCACCCTCAGCCCCCGCGAAAAGGAGGTGCTGACCCAGCTCGCCAAGGGACAGTCCACCAAGGAAATCGCCCGCGACCTCAAGCTCTCCCCCGAAACGGTCAAGGACCACCTCGAGCGGCTGTACGCCAAGCTCGACGCCCGCAACCGGGTGGAGGCGCTCGAGCGGGCCAGGGGCCTGGGACTGCTGTGA
- a CDS encoding HD domain-containing phosphohydrolase has product MVIWGYGSRELGASQTLGLFGFIPLLPWVWRDGQRSLLWLAPLYLAYMGTLFAFRNRQIEAVFMPHGVLPSLLALILLALWRQRELSQQIQMRETLRQMQVLEEGSIEISAALEPAELAETGVEAVAKLGVAPHIAFIRFREGKPVVISARGDLRRYQGHKLPRQQLSMRATLTDSFSLGSYLEGVPESTKWSSAAVPVSARQGRSLGVLILARDGAKPFQPDEKALATSLARVMGAQLGQMEALQQLEAAYDGTLLALGVALEYRDHDTQGHTRRVASWAERLASEIGLDNRDREYLRWGAYLHDIGKLGVPDRILLKETQLTDEEWRLMRMHVQIGYEMLCKVPFLPRETLEVVRYHHESWDGHGYLEGLRGEGIPLLARIFAVVDTFDALCFPRPYKEAWPAERILDELEHQRGRKLDPTLVDTFLALNPLSEPSLEVSENAAPPVK; this is encoded by the coding sequence ATGGTGATTTGGGGATATGGCTCGAGAGAACTCGGAGCCTCCCAAACCCTGGGGCTATTCGGCTTCATTCCACTTCTGCCTTGGGTCTGGCGCGATGGACAGCGCAGCCTGCTGTGGCTGGCGCCGCTCTACCTGGCCTACATGGGTACTCTCTTCGCCTTCCGCAATCGCCAGATCGAAGCCGTGTTCATGCCGCACGGGGTACTGCCCAGCCTCCTGGCCTTGATCCTTCTGGCCCTGTGGCGACAGCGCGAGCTCAGCCAGCAGATCCAGATGCGCGAGACCCTGCGCCAGATGCAGGTGCTCGAGGAGGGTAGCATCGAGATCAGCGCCGCCCTTGAGCCTGCAGAGCTAGCGGAGACGGGAGTGGAAGCGGTAGCCAAGCTCGGGGTGGCTCCTCACATCGCCTTCATACGCTTTCGTGAGGGCAAGCCGGTGGTCATCAGCGCTCGCGGCGACCTCCGGCGCTACCAGGGGCACAAGCTACCGCGCCAGCAGCTGAGCATGCGGGCAACCCTGACCGACTCCTTCTCGCTGGGCAGCTACCTCGAAGGTGTGCCCGAGAGCACCAAGTGGTCCAGTGCTGCCGTGCCGGTATCGGCCCGCCAGGGCCGGTCGCTAGGTGTGCTGATCCTGGCGCGGGACGGAGCAAAGCCCTTTCAACCCGACGAGAAAGCCCTGGCGACCTCGCTGGCCCGGGTGATGGGGGCCCAGCTTGGGCAGATGGAGGCGCTGCAGCAGCTCGAGGCCGCCTACGACGGAACCCTGCTGGCGTTGGGGGTGGCGCTGGAGTATCGTGACCACGACACCCAGGGCCACACCCGCCGGGTGGCGAGCTGGGCCGAGCGGCTGGCCAGTGAGATCGGCTTGGATAATCGGGACCGGGAGTACCTCCGCTGGGGAGCCTATCTGCACGACATCGGCAAGCTGGGCGTTCCGGACAGAATTTTGCTCAAGGAGACGCAGCTTACCGACGAGGAATGGCGTTTGATGCGCATGCATGTGCAGATCGGCTACGAGATGCTGTGTAAGGTGCCCTTCCTGCCCAGGGAAACCCTCGAGGTGGTGCGTTATCACCACGAGTCCTGGGATGGACACGGATACCTCGAGGGGTTGAGGGGGGAGGGAATCCCCCTGCTGGCTCGCATCTTCGCCGTGGTGGACACCTTCGACGCGCTGTGCTTCCCCCGCCCCTACAAAGAAGCCTGGCCGGCTGAACGCATTCTGGACGAACTCGAGCATCAGCGCGGACGCAAGCTCGATCCGACGCTGGTAGACACCTTCTTAGCGCTCAACCCCCTGAGCGAGCCCTCGCTCGAGGTGAGCGAGAACGCAGCACCCCCGGTAAAATAA
- a CDS encoding DUF3108 domain-containing protein, translated as MNLATPQSLRFVLRYAGQPAGEQRLTLEPMGRGWRVVLEAQVDLPPPRTRHRWESDLDPRGFPRRYVERVEGNGGGVMEVDFSREDGLVVVSQGRDDFAIPYLADLHDPLSLVVAVSRLELEVGGVAQFGLVGGRAYAERLPDQSLTLPWGETPVRVYRLRPGLSLLYFDAEGYPVRLTQKVGDHVFEAELLAVELLQPKSKEKEGPHGRSRRRRRRRRFE; from the coding sequence ATGAACCTGGCTACGCCGCAATCGCTGCGCTTCGTGCTTCGCTATGCCGGGCAGCCGGCGGGGGAGCAGCGGCTGACTCTCGAGCCCATGGGGCGGGGCTGGAGGGTGGTGCTCGAGGCCCAGGTGGACCTACCCCCGCCGCGAACGAGGCACCGCTGGGAGAGCGACCTCGACCCTCGGGGCTTTCCCCGGCGCTACGTCGAGCGCGTCGAGGGCAATGGGGGAGGGGTGATGGAGGTGGACTTCTCCCGCGAGGACGGCCTGGTGGTGGTGAGCCAGGGGCGCGACGACTTCGCCATCCCCTACCTGGCCGACCTACACGACCCGCTGTCGCTGGTGGTAGCGGTCTCGAGGCTCGAACTCGAGGTGGGGGGAGTCGCCCAGTTCGGCCTGGTGGGGGGACGGGCCTATGCCGAGCGCCTACCCGACCAAAGCCTCACCCTCCCCTGGGGCGAGACCCCGGTGCGGGTTTATCGGTTGCGCCCCGGCCTCTCGCTGCTGTACTTCGACGCGGAAGGTTATCCGGTTCGCCTGACCCAGAAGGTGGGCGATCACGTCTTCGAGGCCGAGTTGTTGGCGGTCGAGCTGCTGCAGCCGAAGTCCAAGGAAAAGGAAGGCCCGCATGGCCGCAGCCGCCGTCGCCGCCGTCGTCGCCGTTTCGAGTAA
- a CDS encoding cyclic-di-AMP receptor translates to MKLLITIVQDADAPGLIKALGEKGIQSTKLSSTGGFLREGNTTLLIGLEEAQVEVAKEIIREKCRTRTRLITPGVPLAEAPDPFLAQPVEVKVGGAVVFVLTVDEFLKV, encoded by the coding sequence GTGAAACTGCTCATTACCATCGTCCAAGACGCCGACGCCCCCGGGCTCATCAAGGCCCTGGGCGAAAAAGGCATCCAGAGTACGAAGCTTTCGAGTACCGGTGGCTTCCTGCGCGAAGGCAACACCACGCTGCTGATCGGCCTGGAGGAAGCCCAAGTCGAAGTCGCCAAGGAGATCATCCGCGAGAAGTGCCGTACGCGCACCCGCCTCATCACCCCCGGCGTTCCGCTGGCCGAAGCCCCCGATCCTTTCCTGGCCCAGCCGGTCGAGGTCAAGGTAGGCGGAGCGGTGGTGTTCGTGCTGACGGTAGACGAGTTCTTGAAGGTCTGA
- a CDS encoding type IV pilus modification PilV family protein, whose product MRRDGLTLIEVLVALVIITVTTLLLGYFISGYTATNTARSDTQAQVFARSYFEAVRSEWATPSDYKNKPLPDPASLSGLPAGFRVIAYGVIGKETVGDEEILRDIRLELIGPKDKTFVFETRIVKPPY is encoded by the coding sequence GTGCGCCGTGATGGCCTTACCCTCATCGAGGTTCTGGTCGCTTTGGTCATCATCACGGTGACCACGCTATTGCTGGGTTACTTCATCAGCGGCTACACCGCTACCAATACCGCCCGCAGCGACACCCAGGCTCAGGTCTTCGCCCGCAGCTACTTCGAGGCGGTGCGCTCAGAGTGGGCCACGCCGTCGGACTATAAAAACAAGCCTCTCCCCGACCCCGCGAGCCTCAGCGGTCTCCCTGCTGGTTTCAGGGTGATCGCTTATGGGGTTATCGGCAAAGAAACTGTAGGAGATGAGGAGATACTGCGGGATATTCGCCTCGAGCTCATCGGCCCCAAGGACAAGACTTTTGTCTTCGAAACGCGGATCGTCAAGCCGCCTTACTAG
- a CDS encoding ribbon-helix-helix protein, CopG family: protein MPQVQTYLKEQTYRALEQRAKARGIKLSELMREILEAEVRSQRSPEFLALAGSWEGELERPEQGELETREGL, encoded by the coding sequence ATGCCTCAGGTTCAGACCTATCTCAAGGAGCAAACCTACCGGGCCCTCGAGCAGCGGGCGAAGGCCAGGGGGATCAAGCTCTCTGAGCTGATGCGAGAGATTCTGGAAGCCGAGGTTCGCTCGCAGCGCTCGCCGGAGTTCCTGGCTCTGGCCGGAAGCTGGGAGGGTGAGCTCGAGCGCCCCGAGCAGGGTGAGCTCGAGACGCGGGAAGGGCTCTGA
- a CDS encoding type II toxin-antitoxin system VapC family toxin: MYLLDTNAWIGYLKGRPAIVERVQREPKLAISTISLGELYYGARKSQRVEANLRRIDVLRSEVEVYEVNGMAAELYGLIRADLERQGSPIAPNDLWIAAIARANDAVLVSHNVGEFSRVVGLRLEDWEAAGS, translated from the coding sequence ATGTACCTGCTCGACACCAACGCCTGGATCGGCTACCTCAAGGGCCGTCCAGCTATCGTCGAGCGGGTGCAGCGGGAACCTAAGCTTGCCATCTCCACCATCAGCCTGGGGGAGCTTTACTATGGCGCTCGCAAGAGTCAGCGGGTCGAAGCCAACCTGCGCCGGATCGATGTGCTGCGCAGTGAGGTGGAGGTTTACGAGGTGAACGGGATGGCAGCGGAGCTGTACGGACTCATCCGAGCCGACCTGGAGCGCCAGGGAAGCCCGATAGCTCCCAATGATCTGTGGATCGCAGCCATTGCCAGGGCTAACGATGCGGTGCTGGTGAGCCATAACGTGGGGGAATTCTCACGGGTAGTCGGCCTGCGGCTGGAGGACTGGGAGGCGGCTGGAAGCTGA